In Flavobacterium lacustre, a genomic segment contains:
- a CDS encoding rhomboid family intramembrane serine protease translates to MRNVTETVKQLIIINVLFFIGTLILGDSAYKILALHFPENPAFGFWQPLSHMFMHGGFMHIFFNMFALYSFGSALEHMWGSKKFLFFYISCGLGSALLHTGVNYYYFQESLNTLMANGFPKSEILQVLNEGKIDTRWQELLSVSDFQNFTSAYLGTAVGASGAIYGIIVAFAFMFPNAELALMFIPVPIKAKYFVPGLVLVDLYLGISGKSIFGGGGIAHFAHVGGALFGFIIMWYWKKNQFNQNRWN, encoded by the coding sequence ATGAGAAACGTAACCGAAACAGTCAAACAGTTAATTATTATTAATGTTTTGTTTTTTATTGGAACTCTGATTTTAGGGGATTCCGCATATAAAATTTTGGCTTTGCATTTTCCGGAAAATCCTGCTTTCGGATTCTGGCAACCGCTTTCTCATATGTTTATGCATGGAGGATTTATGCATATTTTCTTTAATATGTTTGCCTTGTATTCTTTTGGTTCTGCTTTAGAGCATATGTGGGGAAGTAAGAAATTTTTATTTTTTTATATTTCCTGTGGATTGGGTTCGGCTTTGTTGCACACCGGAGTGAATTATTACTATTTTCAAGAAAGTTTAAATACCTTGATGGCTAATGGATTTCCAAAATCTGAAATACTACAAGTCCTTAATGAAGGTAAAATAGATACCAGATGGCAGGAATTACTTTCTGTTTCGGATTTTCAGAATTTTACGAGTGCCTATTTAGGAACTGCGGTAGGTGCTTCGGGAGCAATTTACGGTATAATAGTAGCTTTTGCTTTTATGTTTCCTAATGCTGAATTGGCTTTAATGTTTATTCCTGTGCCTATAAAAGCTAAATACTTTGTGCCCGGTTTAGTTTTGGTCGATTTGTATCTAGGAATTTCGGGAAAGTCAATTTTCGGAGGTGGAGGAATTGCCCATTTTGCTCATGTTGGCGGCGCATTGTTCGGATTCATTATTATGTGGTATTGGAAGAAAAATCAGTTTAACCAAAATCGTTGGAATTAA
- a CDS encoding rhomboid family intramembrane serine protease encodes MSSIIDDLKLQYKLGGMPFKLIVWNVICFLLSLFFYSFKRGTFDFPEWIALSSDPSVFVMKPWTLLTYAFFHDGFGHLFFNMLVLNFSGNLFLTYFTPKQFLGLYVLSAVFAGIAFVSGFYFLNLSSSIVGASAAIMAILVATTTYYPLMNVRLLLIGNVKLWHITAVILLLDLMQFRLENTGGHISHLSGAVFGFIFIKLLQNGTDLSKIVSGFFDFLANLFKKSPSTPFKKVHKNYSKPIEKGASRIVTKDKAQQQIDEILDKISQSGYDCLTQEEKEFLFKAGK; translated from the coding sequence ATGAGCAGTATTATTGACGATTTGAAATTACAATATAAGTTAGGAGGGATGCCCTTCAAGCTTATTGTATGGAATGTGATTTGCTTTTTGCTATCCTTGTTTTTTTATTCTTTCAAAAGAGGAACTTTTGATTTCCCCGAATGGATTGCTTTATCTTCGGATCCGTCTGTTTTTGTTATGAAACCATGGACTCTTTTGACCTACGCTTTTTTTCATGATGGATTTGGGCATTTGTTTTTCAATATGTTGGTTTTAAATTTTTCTGGCAACTTATTTTTGACTTATTTTACGCCTAAACAATTTTTAGGATTGTATGTTTTAAGTGCTGTATTTGCTGGTATTGCTTTTGTGTCCGGATTTTATTTTTTGAATTTGAGTTCATCCATTGTTGGAGCATCAGCAGCCATTATGGCTATTTTGGTAGCAACTACAACCTATTATCCATTGATGAATGTCAGGTTGTTGCTCATAGGAAATGTAAAATTGTGGCATATCACGGCGGTGATTCTTCTGCTTGATTTAATGCAATTCCGATTAGAAAATACAGGAGGGCATATTTCTCATCTGTCAGGTGCGGTTTTTGGTTTTATTTTTATTAAATTGCTTCAAAATGGAACTGATTTAAGTAAAATAGTATCTGGTTTTTTTGATTTTTTGGCTAATTTGTTTAAAAAATCCCCGTCAACTCCTTTCAAAAAAGTACACAAAAATTATAGTAAACCAATTGAAAAAGGAGCTTCCAGAATTGTCACAAAAGATAAAGCACAGCAACAAATCGATGAAATTTTAGATAAAATCAGCCAATCCGGTTATGATTGTCTGACCCAAGAAGAAAAAGAGTTTTTGTTCAAAGCAGGAAAATAA
- a CDS encoding endonuclease/exonuclease/phosphatase family protein: MKNLSWFNKGMFFLNIVLTVLTFSAYLLPFLAPKIFPLLSVLTLFMPLFFILNGLFFIYWALQFKKRMILSGLVLLMGITFINKFYKFSSKDFPESEKDFTVMSYNVRLFNVFKWLDRDDVPSEILAFINDKNPDILCIQEFSSSADIDLKVYPHKYIFMGGNQIKSGQAIFSKFPIIAEGNIVFPNSSNNVIFADIKKGKDIIRVYNMHLQSIKISPDVNEINDNIDVINQQKSQLLYHRISKAFKQQQQQAEMFKEHKKDCVYPVIICGDMNNSAFSYVYRDIKGKLKDCFEEAGKGFGATYKFRYYPARIDYILADEKMKIKQFESFPEFVNSDHYPIMAKLAFE; this comes from the coding sequence ATGAAGAACCTGTCATGGTTTAATAAAGGAATGTTTTTTTTGAATATAGTTTTGACTGTATTGACATTCAGCGCTTATCTTTTACCGTTTCTGGCTCCCAAAATTTTTCCGTTATTATCGGTTCTTACCTTATTCATGCCGTTATTCTTTATTTTGAATGGCTTGTTCTTTATTTATTGGGCGCTACAATTCAAGAAACGTATGATTCTCTCCGGATTAGTGTTGTTGATGGGTATTACTTTCATCAATAAATTCTATAAATTTTCCAGCAAAGATTTTCCGGAAAGCGAAAAAGATTTTACGGTAATGAGTTATAATGTGCGTTTGTTTAACGTGTTCAAATGGTTGGACAGAGATGATGTTCCTTCAGAAATTTTAGCTTTTATCAATGATAAAAATCCTGATATCCTTTGTATTCAGGAATTCTCTTCTTCTGCTGATATTGATTTGAAAGTTTATCCGCATAAGTATATTTTTATGGGTGGAAACCAAATTAAATCAGGTCAGGCTATTTTTTCTAAATTTCCTATTATTGCGGAAGGCAATATTGTTTTTCCAAATTCCAGTAACAATGTGATTTTTGCAGATATAAAAAAAGGGAAAGACATCATCAGAGTCTATAATATGCACTTGCAATCCATAAAAATATCGCCTGATGTTAATGAAATTAATGATAATATTGATGTCATCAATCAGCAAAAATCCCAATTATTGTATCATCGAATCAGTAAAGCCTTTAAGCAGCAACAACAACAAGCGGAGATGTTTAAAGAACACAAAAAAGACTGTGTTTATCCTGTAATTATTTGTGGTGATATGAATAACAGCGCCTTTTCTTATGTGTACAGAGACATCAAAGGTAAACTGAAAGATTGCTTTGAAGAAGCCGGAAAAGGATTTGGTGCTACGTATAAATTCAGGTATTATCCAGCCAGAATTGATTACATTTTAGCGGATGAAAAAATGAAAATCAAACAGTTTGAAAGCTTTCCTGAGTTTGTCAATTCAGATCATTATCCTATTATGGCGAAATTGGCTTTTGAATAA
- a CDS encoding WbqC family protein yields the protein MDILIHPTYFPSISHFVALTQSERITFETADNFQKQTNRNRTYIYSPNGIQLLNIPVKHSKLSHQKTKDIQIENDFEWQKQHFKSLEAAYRSSPFFEYFEDDIRPIFEKKHTYLLDLNFETFDFILKSMRLKLEYETTTEYIQEVDTTIITDFRELANGKKDTSEFESYTQVFDDKHGFINNLSVLDVLFNEGKFALDYLKNQKIQ from the coding sequence ATGGACATTCTAATCCATCCTACTTATTTCCCTTCCATCAGCCATTTTGTTGCATTGACGCAATCAGAACGGATTACATTTGAAACAGCCGATAATTTCCAAAAACAAACCAATCGCAACCGAACGTATATCTATAGCCCAAACGGAATTCAACTTTTGAATATACCGGTAAAACATTCAAAATTAAGCCATCAAAAAACAAAAGACATTCAAATTGAAAATGATTTTGAGTGGCAAAAACAACATTTCAAATCATTGGAAGCCGCATACAGAAGTTCTCCTTTTTTTGAATATTTTGAAGACGATATCCGTCCAATTTTCGAGAAAAAACATACCTATTTACTGGATTTAAATTTCGAAACATTTGATTTTATCTTAAAATCCATGAGATTGAAATTAGAGTATGAAACAACAACCGAATACATTCAGGAGGTAGACACTACAATAATTACCGATTTTAGAGAACTCGCTAATGGAAAAAAAGACACGTCTGAATTTGAAAGTTACACTCAGGTTTTTGATGACAAACATGGCTTTATCAATAATCTAAGCGTTTTGGATGTGTTGTTTAATGAAGGTAAATTTGCTTTGGATTATTTGAAAAACCAAAAAATACAGTAG
- the lepB gene encoding signal peptidase I: protein MTLYQWFVFFLLIQIIHFLGTWKLYESAGRKRWQAAVPIYNAIVLMKIIGRPTWWTILLFIPIINLIMFPVIWVETLRSFGKRSTLDTVLGIVTCGLYIFYINYTQPLNYITDRSIHPENKAADTLSSLLFAVIVATLVHTYLVQPYTIPTSSLEKSLLIGDFLFVSKMNYGARVPMTTVALPMVHDSIPLTKSKSYLSWPELPYLRLPSFQKVAKNDIVVFNWPSDTVHYFFERKGTPGVIKPIDKKSNYVKRCQGTPGDLFAIKDGIVYINNKELVLPERAKPQYEHTVYAAKGVSNELLMATGSTEFSRTYIIKPSNEIQSEAIKPYVTAARENADHSYTIQTGFKGIPLSVIQSSGIYAQEQYEAQNNVNLTLKAAAVLRNNTSIDSVVRYIDKKPQGTDVFPHDGKWTIDNYGPMLIPEAGKTITLNKENLPLYKRIITTYENNTLEVNGDEIKINGQVTSTYTFKQNYYWMMGDNRHRSEDSRYWGFVPEDHIVGKPIFIWLSIDPNASGLEKIRWERLFTTVSGEGEPQSYFKIFLIGLVAFFVGEYFWKRRKEKKN from the coding sequence ATGACACTATATCAATGGTTTGTATTTTTTTTACTGATACAAATAATCCACTTTTTGGGAACATGGAAACTATACGAAAGTGCCGGAAGAAAACGCTGGCAGGCTGCTGTTCCGATATATAATGCAATTGTTTTAATGAAAATCATCGGTCGCCCTACTTGGTGGACGATTTTACTTTTTATTCCAATTATTAACCTGATTATGTTTCCGGTTATCTGGGTAGAAACGTTAAGAAGCTTTGGAAAAAGAAGTACCTTAGATACCGTTTTAGGAATTGTTACTTGTGGATTATATATCTTTTATATCAATTACACACAACCGCTGAATTACATCACCGACCGAAGCATTCATCCTGAAAATAAAGCCGCCGATACGCTAAGTTCATTACTTTTTGCTGTAATTGTGGCGACTTTAGTTCATACGTATTTAGTACAACCATACACCATTCCTACCTCTTCTTTAGAGAAATCTTTATTAATTGGTGATTTTCTTTTTGTAAGCAAAATGAATTATGGCGCCAGAGTCCCAATGACTACTGTTGCCTTACCTATGGTTCATGATTCGATTCCTTTGACAAAAAGCAAATCGTATCTGTCTTGGCCTGAATTGCCCTATTTAAGACTTCCTTCTTTTCAGAAAGTAGCCAAAAACGATATTGTAGTATTCAACTGGCCGTCCGATACCGTACATTATTTCTTCGAAAGAAAAGGAACTCCCGGCGTAATAAAACCAATTGACAAGAAATCGAATTATGTAAAAAGATGCCAAGGAACTCCTGGAGATCTTTTTGCAATCAAAGACGGAATCGTTTACATAAACAACAAAGAATTAGTACTTCCGGAACGGGCAAAACCACAATACGAGCATACCGTTTACGCAGCCAAAGGAGTTTCAAATGAACTTCTAATGGCGACGGGTTCAACAGAATTTTCAAGAACCTATATTATTAAACCAAGCAACGAAATCCAATCTGAGGCTATAAAACCTTATGTTACTGCAGCAAGAGAAAATGCAGATCATTCCTATACCATTCAAACAGGCTTCAAAGGAATTCCTTTAAGTGTAATTCAAAGTTCAGGTATTTATGCACAAGAACAATATGAAGCCCAAAACAATGTAAATTTGACTTTAAAAGCGGCGGCTGTTTTAAGAAACAATACCAGCATCGATTCGGTAGTACGCTATATTGACAAAAAACCACAAGGAACAGACGTTTTTCCACACGATGGCAAATGGACTATTGATAATTATGGCCCTATGTTAATTCCGGAAGCGGGTAAAACCATCACTTTAAACAAAGAGAATTTACCTTTGTACAAAAGAATAATCACTACATACGAAAACAATACATTAGAAGTAAACGGAGACGAAATCAAAATTAACGGCCAAGTAACCTCTACTTATACCTTTAAACAAAATTACTATTGGATGATGGGGGATAACCGACACCGCTCTGAAGATAGCCGTTATTGGGGATTTGTTCCTGAAGATCATATCGTAGGAAAACCTATTTTTATCTGGTTAAGTATTGACCCTAATGCAAGCGGGTTAGAAAAAATTCGTTGGGAACGTTTGTTTACCACTGTAAGCGGCGAAGGAGAACCGCAATCGTATTTCAAAATATTCTTAATCGGTTTAGTTGCCTTTTTTGTTGGAGAATATTTCTGGAAAAGAAGAAAAGAGAAAAAAAACTAA
- the dapB gene encoding 4-hydroxy-tetrahydrodipicolinate reductase, whose product MKIALLGYGKMGQVIERIATERGHEIVLKKDEFNTYEGLSDADVAIDFSVPSAAVDNISSCFHANVPVISGTTGWLDRYDEMAALCTAKNGGFISSSNFSLGVNIFFELNEYLAKIMAQFDSYKVTMEEIHHTQKLDAPSGTAISLAKGVIENSNYTNWTLENPDSNHPSDSELAKQIHIEAKRIGDVPGTHTVTYESVVDAIEIKHTAHNREGFALGAVIAAEWIVGKHGIFTMKDVLNLEHKK is encoded by the coding sequence ATGAAAATTGCGCTTTTAGGATACGGAAAAATGGGTCAGGTAATTGAGAGAATTGCTACAGAAAGAGGTCATGAAATTGTTTTGAAAAAAGACGAATTTAATACCTATGAAGGATTGTCTGATGCCGATGTTGCCATAGACTTTAGTGTCCCATCTGCTGCTGTAGATAATATTTCAAGTTGCTTTCATGCTAATGTTCCGGTAATTTCAGGAACAACAGGCTGGTTAGACCGTTATGACGAAATGGCGGCACTTTGTACAGCAAAAAATGGCGGATTTATTTCTAGTTCAAACTTTAGTTTAGGCGTAAATATTTTCTTTGAATTGAATGAATATTTAGCCAAAATAATGGCACAATTTGATTCCTATAAAGTAACCATGGAAGAGATTCATCATACCCAAAAACTTGATGCGCCAAGCGGAACCGCAATTTCATTAGCAAAAGGAGTAATTGAAAACAGCAATTATACAAACTGGACATTAGAAAATCCGGATTCCAATCACCCGAGCGATAGCGAACTGGCGAAGCAAATTCATATCGAAGCTAAAAGAATAGGAGATGTACCGGGCACACACACCGTGACTTATGAATCTGTAGTAGATGCTATCGAAATAAAACACACCGCACACAATCGGGAAGGATTTGCTCTGGGTGCCGTTATTGCTGCAGAATGGATTGTGGGGAAACACGGAATATTTACAATGAAAGACGTATTAAATTTAGAACATAAAAAATAG
- a CDS encoding DUF5683 domain-containing protein, producing MHKIISIGLFLFILGNATVFAQTKTDTVLVAKDTLKSNDIDPLTPAKAAFYSAVLPGLGQAYNKKYWKIPLVYGAMGTSLYFYIDNNKKYHQYRDAYKRRLEGYTDDDFSYLDKTRLIAGQKFYQRNRDLSALITLAFYALNIIDANVDAALIQFNVDENLSLRPIIYPNDVTFKTNVGLTINYNF from the coding sequence GTGCATAAAATCATTTCCATAGGGCTATTCCTTTTTATTTTAGGAAACGCAACCGTTTTTGCACAAACAAAAACGGATACAGTCCTTGTCGCAAAAGACACTTTAAAATCGAATGATATTGACCCGTTAACTCCGGCAAAAGCAGCTTTTTATTCGGCAGTTTTACCGGGTTTAGGACAAGCCTACAATAAAAAATACTGGAAAATCCCACTTGTTTATGGTGCGATGGGAACCAGCCTCTATTTTTACATTGACAATAATAAAAAATACCATCAGTATCGTGATGCGTACAAACGCCGATTAGAAGGGTACACCGATGATGATTTTAGCTACTTAGATAAAACCCGATTGATTGCGGGTCAGAAATTTTACCAACGAAATAGAGATTTATCTGCTTTAATCACTTTAGCTTTTTATGCCTTAAATATCATTGACGCTAATGTTGATGCAGCTTTAATACAATTTAATGTCGACGAAAATCTATCGTTAAGACCAATAATCTATCCGAATGATGTAACATTCAAAACAAATGTTGGACTAACTATTAATTATAATTTTTAA
- a CDS encoding ParB/RepB/Spo0J family partition protein: MAKALKKQALGRGLSALLKDPENDIKSVNDKNADKVVGNIIELEIDAIEINPFQPRSNFNEESLRELATSIKELGVIQPITVRKLDFNKYQLISGERRLRASTLVGLTTVPAYIRIANDNESLVMALVENIQRHDLDPIEIALSYQRLIDEIQLTQEQMSERVGKKRSTIANYLRLLKLDPIIQTGIRDGFISMGHGRAIINIEDQDIQTDIYQKIVSQNLSVRDTEALVKNYQESLKPKPEGKAKTASFDINDAQKNTFNTYFGTKVDVKVAGNGKGKITIPFQSEEDLNRIIKLING; this comes from the coding sequence ATGGCAAAAGCACTGAAAAAACAAGCCTTAGGAAGAGGATTATCTGCCTTGTTGAAAGATCCGGAAAACGATATAAAATCGGTTAACGACAAAAATGCGGATAAAGTTGTTGGAAATATTATAGAGCTTGAAATTGATGCTATAGAAATAAATCCGTTTCAGCCCAGAAGTAATTTCAACGAGGAATCGTTAAGAGAACTGGCAACTTCTATAAAAGAATTGGGGGTGATTCAACCCATTACCGTTCGAAAATTAGACTTCAATAAATACCAATTAATTTCGGGAGAGCGACGTCTTCGGGCATCTACCTTGGTGGGACTGACTACTGTACCCGCTTACATCCGAATTGCTAATGACAACGAATCCTTGGTTATGGCCTTGGTGGAAAATATTCAGCGTCATGATTTGGACCCGATAGAAATTGCACTTTCGTACCAAAGATTGATTGATGAAATTCAATTAACTCAGGAACAAATGAGTGAACGTGTGGGTAAAAAACGCTCTACGATTGCGAATTATTTGAGACTTTTGAAACTAGACCCCATCATTCAAACAGGAATTCGAGACGGTTTCATCAGTATGGGACATGGTCGCGCTATAATCAATATTGAAGATCAAGATATTCAAACTGATATTTATCAAAAAATTGTAAGCCAGAATCTTTCGGTTCGGGATACGGAAGCTTTAGTAAAAAACTACCAGGAAAGTTTAAAACCAAAACCGGAAGGAAAAGCTAAAACAGCCTCTTTTGATATTAATGATGCTCAAAAAAATACATTCAACACCTATTTTGGAACTAAAGTAGACGTTAAAGTAGCCGGAAATGGGAAAGGTAAAATTACAATACCCTTTCAATCCGAAGAGGATTTGAACAGAATCATCAAACTAATAAACGGATAG
- a CDS encoding ParA family protein has product MGKIIAIANQKGGVGKTTTSVNLAASLGVLEKKVLLIDADPQANATSGLGIDVETIEIGTYQILEHSHTPKEAIIKCTAPNVDVIPSHIDLVAIEIELVDKENREYMLKKALESIKDDYDYIIIDCAPSLGLLTLNALTAADSVIIPIQCEYFALEGLGKLLNTIKSIQKIHNADLDIEGLLLTMFDSRLRLSNQVVEEVQKHFNDMVFETIIQRNVKLSEAPSFGESIINYDATSKGATNYLHLAQEVIKKNSK; this is encoded by the coding sequence ATGGGCAAAATCATCGCGATTGCTAATCAAAAAGGAGGGGTTGGAAAGACTACAACATCAGTAAATCTAGCCGCTTCATTGGGTGTTTTAGAAAAAAAAGTATTACTAATAGATGCTGATCCTCAAGCTAATGCCACATCAGGCCTGGGTATTGATGTTGAAACTATCGAAATAGGAACCTACCAAATTTTAGAACACAGCCATACTCCCAAAGAAGCTATTATAAAATGTACTGCTCCAAACGTGGATGTAATTCCGTCGCATATCGACTTGGTTGCGATAGAAATTGAATTAGTCGACAAAGAAAACAGGGAGTACATGCTTAAAAAAGCATTGGAAAGCATCAAAGACGATTACGATTATATTATCATAGATTGCGCACCTTCACTGGGATTACTGACTTTGAATGCACTGACAGCGGCTGATTCTGTAATTATTCCGATTCAATGTGAATATTTTGCATTAGAAGGTTTAGGGAAGCTTTTGAATACAATCAAAAGCATTCAAAAAATCCACAATGCAGATTTAGACATCGAAGGATTATTATTGACCATGTTTGACTCCAGATTGCGTTTATCAAACCAAGTGGTCGAAGAGGTTCAAAAGCATTTTAACGATATGGTTTTTGAAACCATAATTCAAAGAAATGTAAAATTGAGCGAAGCACCGAGTTTTGGGGAAAGTATTATAAATTATGATGCCACCAGCAAAGGAGCTACCAATTACCTGCATTTAGCGCAAGAAGTGATTAAGAAAAATAGCAAATAA
- the trxB gene encoding thioredoxin-disulfide reductase has product MSDTIEKIKCLIIGSGPAGYTAAIYAARANMNPILYQGMQPGGQLTTTNEVENFPGYVDGVTGPEMMVQLQAQAQRFGADVRDGWATKVDFSGDIHKVWINDSIELHCETVIISTGASAKYLGLPSEQHYLKMGGGVSACAVCDGFFYRNQEVVIVGAGDSACEEAHYLSKLCKKVTMLVRSEKFRASKIMEERVRKTENITILMNHDTVEVLGDEQVVTGVKAKNKTTGEIFDIEATGFFVAIGHKPNTDIFKEYLTLDETGYIVNTPGTSKTNVAGVFVAGDAADHVYRQAITAAGTGCMAALDAERYLAAKE; this is encoded by the coding sequence ATGTCTGATACAATCGAAAAAATTAAATGTCTTATTATAGGTTCTGGTCCAGCAGGTTATACTGCAGCAATTTATGCCGCCAGAGCGAATATGAATCCCATTTTGTACCAAGGAATGCAGCCTGGAGGTCAATTGACCACTACAAATGAAGTAGAAAATTTCCCGGGTTATGTTGATGGTGTTACAGGACCTGAAATGATGGTGCAATTACAAGCTCAAGCGCAGCGTTTTGGTGCTGATGTTCGTGATGGTTGGGCTACAAAGGTTGATTTTTCAGGTGATATTCATAAAGTTTGGATTAACGACAGCATCGAATTGCATTGTGAAACAGTAATTATTTCAACAGGTGCTTCGGCTAAATATTTAGGATTACCATCGGAACAGCATTATTTAAAAATGGGTGGTGGAGTTTCTGCTTGTGCAGTTTGTGACGGTTTTTTCTACAGAAACCAAGAAGTAGTAATTGTTGGAGCTGGAGATTCTGCTTGTGAAGAAGCACATTATTTGTCTAAACTTTGTAAAAAAGTAACCATGTTAGTGCGTAGCGAGAAATTCAGAGCTTCAAAAATCATGGAAGAACGTGTTCGCAAAACGGAAAATATTACTATACTTATGAATCACGATACTGTAGAAGTATTAGGGGACGAACAAGTGGTTACCGGTGTGAAAGCAAAAAATAAAACAACAGGCGAAATTTTTGATATTGAGGCAACAGGATTCTTTGTTGCGATTGGTCACAAACCCAATACCGATATTTTTAAAGAGTATCTGACATTAGATGAAACCGGATATATTGTTAATACGCCGGGAACTTCAAAAACCAATGTTGCAGGTGTTTTTGTTGCAGGAGATGCTGCCGATCATGTGTATCGTCAAGCCATTACTGCCGCAGGAACTGGATGTATGGCTGCTCTTGATGCAGAACGTTATTTGGCCGCAAAAGAATAA